The genomic interval GCTGGCAGCTTCTGCCGCCCCCTCCCGCGACCACATTCACCGCTGGCAGCCACTACTGCCTTCTCACGCTGCCACAGTGGCCGCCGGCAGCCGCCGTTGCCTCCTCATGCGGCCACGACCGCATCTCTAGTGGACATCGTCGCCTTCCGAGTCACCGCAGCCTTTATACTGTTTGTCCACGCCGGCCTTCGAGCCGAGAGGGTGTTCGGCCGACAAGCCGATGTGattccggccatcgagccgttgTGCTTCGCGATTCGCACCGTTATTATGCTTGGGCGTTACTAGTATTATTCGATATGCGTGTCGTGTGCCGGCCTGCGAGCCGCTATCATATCAGGCCTGCATGCCGTCTTCTTGGATTCTTACTACACTAGACTCCCTGTCGTCGCTTTTAGGTCCGGCTTTTCAGCTGGCTCACATACATCCACTCGTCAGGGTTGTGACAGATCGATCCGCATCGCGACCAGCTCATCGATCCATCTGAGggtgcccccctgggccagggtatgtcATTGTACTCACtctatttttatttcattatgACTCTATTATTCGACTGCCTATATGTTCGCGGAcctgcctcgagcatcgaggtaccagagaTCGGGGCAACCcgatcgctggctgcaggtagtgtTGACTGGAGGACTGCtgatgacttggtcaacgcagAAGACAACTCACCACCCGGGTCagggagatgcggtcaacattctagACACGTCACATCGGCAGGTCCGTCTTCCCAACTTTCCGACAGGATCATTGATGAATACCACTGCAAACTTATCTAGGAAGGGTTTGAAGACAcgattcataaggtccatgaataCTGTGGGGGCGTTTGTTAAACCGAATGGCATTACCGTTCGTAATGCTCATATCTCGTTCGGAAAGCAGTATTCGGGATATCTTCTCCTTTGATTTTTCTGTACGAGGAGTTAATGGTAACTCAACCAAGGGGTAGACTATCATCTAACACCTCGTGCCTAATGGTGTAATAACTCTTTCACGTATCCCTTGAGTTCAGGAGTGGACCAACATCGACGTTTCGAGCTAGCCCCTGATTTAGCAATCAATATAGAACTTGGCTTTAATACCACTAAAATGTCACACCCCACGACTGGGATAGACCGGGGGCTGACATCGGTGTTGCTTTCAACCCAAAGTTTGAAAACAACCAATCTCAGTAGTATAGTAATTGGCACATAAAGTCAGTCTTTACATACCTAACACAAAAGTACGTCATTTTCACTACCCAACAAATTAAATTACACCCCTATCTAGATTAAGAAATTCGTAGTTACAGTAGATTTCTAGTCCTCCTACCCAAAATTTGAGCCGGTTCACCATCCCCAGAACTCGGCTTGTTCTCTATCCTCGATCTCATTCTCGGCGCCCCTTTCATCTTTATATGTAATGGTTTGTAAGGGGGTGAGCGATTTGGGAATCACTTAGCAAGTGGGGGACACAACACAAATATTGAAATTCTTGAGAGGTCGTAGTAAAATAACAGAATTTAGACACAGATTTTTATATGGGCACTTAAATTGGATCATGTTCCGCATGGCTTAACTAATATCAGCCCTCTAGAATTACCCCTCCTAGAGGAGAGGTCGGAGATCAGAAATATCGCAAAAGTCATAAATCAGATGTCAGATATGTTCGGAATACGTATTCTTACCATTTAGTTCATGATCAGCCTAGTGCCCAAAATTACGGAAATAACGGAAATCGGTAATTAGAAATGTTCAGAAGTGAACAAATTAATTGCAAGGAATAAAAGACCAttgcttttaaaaaaatataaaatttgtgTAACAGGTCCACTTACCCTTTCCTTTGAAGTTGCTACAGCGGTGACCTCTTCTTCCTTGCACAACACGAATCTGCCAAGGTTTCGTCTTCTCTTACGATCTAACCTTCCCTCCAATAGGTGTGAGGTTATTTATAGTGGTGGGAGTGAAGATTTGGTCCCCCACTAACCCCACTACTTCCACCTTCCATTATCCCACCTCTCCATTATAGTGGTGGGGGTGAGGATTTGATCTCCCACTAATCCCACTACTTTCACTTCCATTATCTGGCTGGTCTTCACAATTCAACTTGGCTAACATGAGTCAATGATCAAAGTTAGTCTTTCTTAAGGTTTTAGACCTCCTTAACTAAAGGCTGCAATTTAGACTTGTATTTAGCTAGGATCTTGGTAAAATATAAAACTATAGAATACAATTTTTTTATGATCGGATTCGTTACCTCATTAGCTTACTCATCATAGTCACTAATTTGACTTGAGTATGATGCTAAATtgtaatggctagtagccacccgtgatttacctcctccgtgttggcctagggacgggttggcggggccgctaggggcgagcgaatcgccttttgccacataaatTGTAATTAACTCGGACTTAGGAGTTGATGCTTCTTTTAGTTGCCACTAATGCTAGTAGATTGACTTTGTTTGAGTCTAATCCAAATTCTGATAGTGATACCTTTAATGcctacttcttcttctttaggtttttttctctttctctttagaAGTGGGTAGTCATTtttaaaatgacccttcttgttgcactcGAAACATCGGACACTTGTTAGATTTTCTTCGAGATCTCCTTCTTCACAAATATTTGGGAGAACTTCTTCCATTAGATCATCCGTTTGACCAAGTGTGTGACTTTCGATGATAGATTATCATTGTTAGTTGTTGTTTCAGACTGGGATTGCAACTTTGTCTCGTCTTTTGGTTTGGATCTTGACTTAGTTTTTCCTACAATCAAAGTATATCCTTCTCTTTTTGATCAAGATTGTTTGCTCATGTAGTTCAAAataacaaaagaattcatctaactttataaTTAAAAGATCCTTGGACACTTGTAAGTATCAACCATTGATGTCTACAAAGTAGTCCTTGAAAAAGTCTTAAGTGCATACATTATCAAGTCGCGATTGTCAATTTGTTCGTTGTTTGCGTGGATGCCATTCAAAATATATTTGAAGTAGTTGTGGAGCTGACTTACTGTTTTACCCTCCTTAATTTTTGATGTTCCAAAGATGACTTAGTAGAAGATCCTTCTTTGCAGTCTGCGGGGCTAAATCTTTTTGTAGCTCAATTAGCTTTTCCTAGAGTTGCTTAGCACTACTGAATGGTCCAACTTTTAAGGTGGAAAAaccttaaaaatatataaaaattaaaagcaGAAGCTCAACAAAAAGTATGACAACAAAAAGATATGAACAAGTTATACGCTAAGTGTTGTCATTCGAAGTTGAAGCCTAAGGTTGTAGCATGTCATCACATAGATTAGAAGAGCATGAAAGATGCAATGAGCACACCGAGTATAAGCACAAATAGAGTATTGGAATGATCAAGAGTTGTTGTGAAATCTCTGCTTTAAGGCCTTTTCTAGAGCCCTTCTTCTGTTGCAAACGTTGCAAGTGGCAGTCGACCAGAACCTCCCCGATTGACTAAAAGTTGCTGATGTGGTTGTAACTGTTATCCGATAGATAACTTCGTCAGCATTGTCCGGTCGCCTAGAGCATGGTCAAATGTGATCTTGATTGTCTCTCTCGGCTAGCTAGATCTCGTCTTCTACCGGTCTCCTAGAGGCACCTTCGGTCGACCTGACCATAGCTACGGTCAACTAGAATCCTCTGACTTCTCCTGTCAAGAGTTATTATCATTCAGTCACCCGAACTCCCTTCCGATCACCTAGAACCATTAAATTTTCCTTCGTTTTAATTGTTATGAGTAATGAGTATGATAGAAAATTCTAAGTTACTCGCACTTACTTAACTAAATGTCCAGCTCCTAACTGACCCATCTTGATCGTGAGTTATCAAGCTTCACCTCCCAATTGATTCCACTTGGACTTGTTTGTCAAGCCTTTAGCTCATAGCTAACTCCACTTTGACTTGTTTGTCAAGCCTTTAGCTCCTAGCTTACTCCATTTGGACTTGATCCACCTAGTTCCCAACTATGATTTTCTTGTTTGGTTCTCAATTTAGTTTCTGCCTGATTTCCAATAAGGATTTCAGTTGCCTAGCTCTACTAGACTTAGCTAATGTTTGGTTTCCAAATAGGACTTCATTTTCATAGCTTTACTAGGGCTTTAATAGGACTTCATTTTCATAGCTTTACTAGGGCTTTGCCACTATCTGATTTCCAACCAGGACTTCACTATTTGTCAAGTAACTTGTTTCTGCACACTTAACACAAATTTGTTAGATCTTAACAAACCTAACTTTAACATTAGTTATAAATCAAAACTTTAGGTTCAGTGTTAGCTCCCAACACCAACATATATCAATAAGATAATCTCAATGAGTAATTAACAGAATCTCAAATTCTTCATCTTCGCAAGCATATTTTACCATAATCATTTCTGAGAGTTCTCATTAATATCATAGAAACCAGTCCAGTAAGGAAAATGACCATCATGAAAGAATTGAAGATAGAGAACTAGTATAAAATGCTACATTGGTTGGCTCTCATTTTACCGAATATGACATTTCCAAAATTTTCCCCACTTCCAAAAGTTTAGAATTTTCTTGAGTGAGATTGACATGAAAAATCTGCAAAAATGCGATACGTACGTGAAATAATTTTGACAAAAGCAACCCAAAAAATTCTCCACAGCAAGAAATTTAAATGTAAAAACCTTCCTGAATCTTGTTACGTTGGATGACAATGCTCTCTTATGTGTGAAAATGTAATGTTTACCTTGTTGTTCTTAGCGGTCTCTCCAACAAATCCTAAGTAGAAATTGTTTTTCAGCTACCAACAAATCTCACCAACCAACAAATATGAAAACCATGTTATACATAAAAGGATTTTGTGGCATCACTATGGAAAAATAGTACACAGAAATTATTTGGCCCCGGTAGAAGTGGAGAGAATCATTATATTACTGAAATCATTACTGATAAGAATATTGGAAAGTTGAACTCTGGAGCCTCTATATAACCATATAGAGAATCAAAAGCATACAATTCCATGAGATTGAAGAAACCAATGCAACCATATATGAAGTTGATTTAGCCTATATATACACCAatgtatttttttcataatattgCTAGGATTGAAGGGAAGATTGACACCTAAAAATAGAATCACTTATATGAAGTTAGATACTCCTACGACTTAGCGTAGATATTGAGAGTATGATATCTCTAGTGTAATGATTAGGAGTTAATTTTTAGGGACTGACGACCTAAGATTTATTCCACCATACACTTAATACCTATGTacctatatttatttttttacatatcTATGAGATCGATACTAAGGGTCCATTAAAATAGTAGATCTATTTATATGAAGTTTGATGGAAATTGTAACTTGTGTACCAATGCATAGGAGACTCTAGATCATTTATTTTTGAATGTCAATACACAAGTCAAATATGATGACATATAAAGCAATAATGGATGGACATATTTAGAGCAGGTCTGGTCCTACGAAATTTTTCCACCGATTAATAGGGTAAATTGAAAAACGCTCACAGCGGGTGGTCAAGAAGCTCAGCATCCTTTGGTTGCGCAccccatttagagaaaaaatttcaACAAATGCGTCATAGCTCGGGATCGAACTGCAGGTGCGTGGGTGATAACTTGGATGCCTTGCCGTTATACCATAGTCACGGGGTATAAAATGTAAactcagttagcctcattgactagccCTAGGATAACCGGCCCGATCCCATGATATTTTTTCACCGaccactagggtaaatcgggaaacgTGTGTGGTGGGTAATTCAGAAACCCAACATCATTTGATTGCGCGCACCATTTGGAGGAAAAGTTCCTACAAATATATTATAACTAGGGATTGAACCGCGGATATATACTTGGATGATAATCTGAATATTTTACCGTGAGATCATAGGCCCGATGACCTAAGAGAATACTAAAGAGTGCTTACAAATGGATGATCAAGGAGAAAAGACCATGGTGCATAAATTGTGGCAAACACATAATTAAGCAATATGATCTTCGATACGTCCTTTAATCATAACGATTAATAAAATTATGCaggtatataaaataatatttgtgATTTATTCACAAATTCAACTTTTGCATGAACAGTAGATAGTAATGTCCTAATGTGTAGGTATGAAGGGTTTGAGAGACAGAGTATGTTATGAAGATCCATTTATGAGAATAGATTAGAAAAAAAGTTAATGCACATATCTTTTATTTTAGTAATCAATATTTATATTTCCTATAAAAAAAATGGTACCCTTACAAATGTATAAAAAAATTGGGGGAGCTTTTTGATAAAATGATTTTATTATAATCAAAGCATGCAGATTATCCGTGGGAGTTGTAGGTAAGAGTCAATTCATATAATGGTATAAAAATTACACATTATGCACTCAATTTTGTTGATTAATtacttttatttttatgtgtGACATATGCtctaataattattaataatgatTATGATATTATAAGCTTATAAAAatcaatgaattttttttaataattaacttCCATGCCTCTTCCATGAaaacataaaaacttaattaatgaaATAGGTCTTACATatgctctgtttttttttttttaaaaaaagactcCTACTTGCATTGTGTGAGCTTATAAGTAACAAGAGAAAGAACTAGGTATCAACCACAAAACCACTTGGTCATATTTCCTAATTAAGTTTCTAATTAAGATGGAGAAACAATCAACCTCTCTAGTTGCTAGCAATGAAGAGATAGTTCGTAAGACATCGAAATATCATCCAAGTGTTTGGGGTGATTATTTTATCCAACATATTTCTCCTACTCTTACAAAGGTATTTCATGATCTTCACACATTTATTCAATATTTCTTACTCTACTTCTTTCATTAATATGATAATCTAATATCATATTTGATGACACAGGAAGTGAGCGTCAAAAGAGCGGAGGAGCTCAAGGAGCAAATAAAGAAGTTGTTTCAAGAAACCAGTGATGTATTAGAGCTTATGAATTTAGTCGACTCGATTCAGTTGCTCGGATTGGATTATCACTTTGAGAAAGAAATAAATGCTGCACTTAGTTTAATCTTTGTGGCTGATGCTAAGAACTATGGGCTTTATGAAACTTCTCTTCGATTTCGATTGCTTAGGCAACATGGAACCTACTTGTCTGCAGGTAACTAACAATATAAAAACCactctatctatctatctatatatatatatatatatatataaagatcaTTCTTAAAACCTTTTGATTATAAGCTAGAACGTGTACATGTTATCCTTATACAAATTGATGATCATACTAATCTAATTGATTGctctataatattattaattttgaagtatTGTGTGACAATTACTAGTATCTTCCCACTATTGTAGATGTTTTTAACCAGTTCATAGATGAGGAAGGAAGCTTCAAATCAACATTGAATGAAGATGTAAAGGGATTATTAAGCTTATACAATGCTGCTTACCTTAGGATACATGGGGAGAATATACTTGATGAAGCCATTTCATTTACAAAGAGTCGACTTGCGTCATTGTTAGGCAAACTTGAACAACCTTTAGTGATATTGGTGTCACTTTTCCTTGAGACACCGCTATGTCGGAGAAATAGGAGACTCCTGACAAGAAAATACATCCCAATTTATCAAGAGGTTGAGCGACAAAATGATGCAATATTAGAGTTTGCAAAGCTGGACTTCAATCTACTACAATCTCTTCACAAAGAGGAACTAAAGGAAATTTCAATGTAAGCAAATTGAATTTTCTTTTATGAAGAAATTTTAGAGTACTTGAAACTTCTTACATGAATTAAGTATGAATACCAAAGAAGTTGAATAAATGATTTCAATCTCACCTActctcttatatatatatatatattatagtaattgaaatgttttatttgtttaataatgttttaatgtagtttaaactaattgtttttttttacatatttgaAGATGGTGGAATGATTTAGGACTTGCTAAGTCTCTAAACTTTGCTCGTGATCGAATGGTGGAATGCTATTATTGGATAGTTAATGTGTACTTTGAGCCTCAGTATTCTCGTGCAAGATTGATTTGTAGCAAGGTAATTTTATTTCTAGCACTTATGGATGACATATATGATAATTATAGCACATTGCACGAGAGCCAACTATTAACTGAGGCAATTCAAAGGTAATTATCGTATCCATTATTTTACTACATTTTATTTCACTTAATATTATAATTAGTTGAGTAATCCACATAGCTGataaaaacatcatagctaaaATAAATTCAactcaaaatcaataaaaaaagaaagttataaaatgataaattacTGATCCAATTATAATAGAATAATTAAGaacaaaataaaatgaaaaaaatatgagCTAATTACTGTAAGTTGTTATACCAAATAGTGAACATATTCTTGATATTCATTTAAAGTAAAAATAGATCTACTTCCGATAAAAACAAACACAATAGCAcctactttatttttcaattaaaGAAGATATGAACATAACTTCTAACATGTCAAAACAACTTAGAGTTACCTATAAGCTAACTAGTACTATTTTGATAATTATCTAAAGATCAGATATCAATAACAAATATATAACAATATAgcatcaaataaatagtaattattttctaatttatttcaaACTAATTTTGACATTCTTTATAAAGATTTAAGATCTATATTATGACCATAGAGTCATCAATTATGCATATTAAGTTTACTCATTTCAGGTGGGAACCTCAAGCCATTGATGAGGTACCAGAGTACTTGAAGGATTTCTATCTCAAGTTGCTAAGGACTTTCAAGGATTTGGAAAATGAACTAGAAAGTGATGAGAAATACCGTGTATCATTTCTTCAAGATGAGGTATATTTAAgtacataaaaataattaatgtCTCTTATTAACTTGTCAAATATAAACTAATTAAGTTTATTGTTTCCTTTTATCTAGATAAAAGCATTATCCAGATCTTACTTCATAGAAGCCAAATGGGGCATTGAAAAATATATTCCCTCCCTAAAGGAACATCTAAGTAACTCATTGGTTTCCACTGCATATCCTGTGCTTATTTGTGCCTCTTATGTAGGCATGGATCAAGTGGCAACAAAGGAGGTATTTGAGTGGGTTGCCAGATTCCCTAAAATCCTTAAAGCTAGCACTGTGATTTGTAGACTCATGGATGATGTAACTTCACATGAGGTGATTATTTGAAACAATTAATTTATTTGGTAGATGTTCAAGGACatctttttcttaaaatttctttTGGAATTTTGCAGCTTGAGCAGGAAAGAGAACATGCAGCTTCAACAGTAGAATGTTACATGAAAGAGTTTGCAACAAATGAAAAAGAGGCTTATAAGAATCTTATGGAGATGGTGGAGGATGCATGGAAGGATCATAACAAAGAATGTCTCAATCCAACACAAGTACCTCGACTTTTAATTGAAAAAATAGTAAACTTTTCAAGGGTAATAGAAGAATTATACAAGTACATTGACACATTCACCAATTCCAAAACTACAatgaaagataatgtctacatgTTGTTGGTTGAATCTGTTCTTATTTAAGAGTGTCACCCTACAAATCCTAGCTATTGTTGTAATAAGGGGCCACCATCAGTCACAATTTGAGGCCATTTAATCTACATTTGAATAAAGTGGAATTTGAGTTTGGATGATTTATAGTATGTTATTGAAGTACTGGAATGCTCCAAGTATAAGGTGTATATTGGAGCATGCATGTAAAATTgtagtaaataaaataattaagagCTTGATTATCAAAGTCtataatcattttattttatttcgtcAATCTAAAAATCAAGAattgttttgaaagatttttatttATGTAGTATTTATATATGGTTCAGAAAGATATAATTTGTATATTTGGTTGAAAATGGAATAATCAAGTGAAAAAAGAGATAACATATTTATGaccaaataactttaaaaaaggtagaaattaaatctaattttattgaaTAACAATAAGGTATTTGGCTTTCTAAAATGCCCTTCTCAATATCCTTAGAAATCAATATAAAGCTCAACAGCCATGcttagtaaatttttaaaattcacatGACTTGAGTTATAccatttttttaaagatttttgggCCCTATCATCATGACTTTCAAAGCCAAAATCTTTATATCTTAAATTCACAATTCAAATGCTGGAGGttagtttttaaaattgattttgcatAATTAGAGATTTAATTCACAATTCTTGAGAAGGGCTTTGTCCTATTCAGCATGAGCACAAGTCAGTTTGGGCTCATAGTCCATtatattaatcaataaattaaatgtaaaaataatttaagatctAAAATTAAATAAGATTAACTCTCTTTATAAaaaagtgaaattttattttagattttttaaaaagattataTTAATTTGGTAATTTTATGATTAATTTGACCAAAATACATTTTAATTagctattattttaaaagtttaaaaaggtGTGTTAGTCTTTTTCAATGAGATTACAAGGCTAAAATAATCTTTTGGATAGATAGGCGAGTTTGAATGGATGAGGGGCAACATGTTTTTTTGGTAGAAGTTGATGAGTTTAGATTGGTTATTTTAGAAATTGAGTGGCTTAGTGACTCAACCAAAGTTTAGAGGAAATATATGGTTCTCACATATGGGTGGACACCCCATAAGCAAACCAAAACTATAGGACACCCACTAGGTAGGAATAAATTAATGAAATCCACGAGCATcgtcttttaaattttaaatggatAAGAAATCAATAACCCCTTGTTATAACAATGGAGAGAGTTTACAAgtcaaaaaattgaaaataattcaataattaatttctAGATAGAAAAATTACATAATTTGCATATCAATTGGGATTTGTATTTTGAGGAACCTTAAAGATTAAGGGTGAATAAATAAAGGGAATGctttcttaaactaaatgagatTTGGTAAAATTCTAAagcatttaaaaataaattaaaatattcaatTCATTTTCATTAAAGTGACTATGAGCACATCTTAGTGTCAAGATTGAGAAGCATTCAATCAATATGTTTAATTATAAGTGGAATCTTCTAGTCCGTAATTTATAAATCAGAGGATAGTCTGTTGGGCATTACAGGAGACGAAAGGGTTCGTCTCTTTCGTCGCTGCAAACTCCTatttgctgcaaacgccaaggagacaaAGGGGTGTCCTTTCCCCTCCGTCTTCCTCATCCTTCCTATAAAAGGAGTATCCAAGCACAGATCAAAAGGATGGAGCAGAAGGTTTTGCGAAGGTGATTAGAGAGCACTGCCAAGCTGTGAGGTGATCGTGTGTGAGCGTCAGAGAACGTCCAAAGGCCGGGATTTGATTCgtgaaagagttcgaggaggttcCGTGAGGTGATCTTCTCAGCGACAGCAGCAACGACATCTCCGGCGGATCTTTGACGATTTCTTcgagagatcactgtgagtggttaccgctTTATTTAGTTTTTGTTTCATGCTATCAGATCCTACAATGGTATCATAGCATGGTTTTGAAAGCATGAAAATCGACGCGGAGATCACTCTcgcattttttcttcttctatcgcaaagaagaagatgaatagtgcatactgttcatcaattgaatcgattaaccaattgattcaattgaattgaattaattaaaattacatttgaatcgattcaaaatcACACAGTGAAAAAAAATGCTCACTGAATCGATTCTTCAATCGATGGAAGAGAAATCAAAAGTGTGAACATTGTCAtttttgacgaagcacagtgtTGAATCGATTCAACACTATGCATGAATCGATTAAAGTTTGGAAAGCACAGTACACTCACTGAATCGATTCATGAATAGATTAAAAAATTGAGATGTACAGTGTTTTCACGAAGCACAGTAAAACGTGTAAGTAGAAAAAAAAGGTGCACGtgcatgtaattttttttatttttcttcacatatatataaactgtgaatattaattaaatatatttattaattaattaaatgcatatagttatgtattattaattaataaataaatatttaattaatttaatttattgaaaatGAAACCCTaccaacttgtccaatcaaactcaggtctggtttaaattattatttaatttaagcagaacagtttgattcaatgatacctaaggttggttcaaattatttgttgatttaaccagttcagtttattattgaattaattggggtaatcttgattacaaaagttgggctgatcaaatatgaccagattagttctgttgtgtcagatttgatcaaaaacattagatttgttctaatgactCAAACTTGATCCAATAGGCAATTGGATGAATCAAatagacctaagtttgatcaataagtctgaaattgactcaaatgagcttaaacaataacagaacataggtcagaaatccctgtccaattagattagttctaatgaggacaataaaCTAAGCTTAAGATCCGGATTCTTGATTGACCGGTccaatgggtcagtcgacttaaactcctgaaaatcaagaaaatttatttttcttgatttataatgatggtattaTGCCTGTatgaattgaattaaattggttttgtactggttagtcggttttgtactgacttatttaaattcaatttttcagatggcacggactaTTACCatattgactcgtcgcgaagtgcggcgaaaccagctccgagaggagattTAGGAGATAtagtataagtctgcttatggagtcgacggacatgtAAAAAGGCTTGATAAACTGTTCTGGAAACTTGAGCAaaaagagtttccagtcctggacagttataggatctgggtcATTGTCAAAATATCCTAggataatagcagactatgtatggggaTGTCATGAAGGGCGCGCCATATATTCAGAACTGTGTGAGGAGCTgcttcaccatatgggtgaagaagaaCCTGAAGAGTCTGAGGAAGATCCAAAAATGAATCTGATGGAGAATCCTAAAGCTGCCCCAgctgagattatcccaaatgagtctaGGTTAATAGGGATAATATTGGCTGCTgcactagtgtttgtcctagtgggagcagtgctgacctatctagtttattagtgttctgtttactgttatTATGTACGAATagtgttagctcatctagtttatgagtcatgtaataatttttgtCGTTATGTAcaaacagaattatataatgaaaagttatgttatatgttaacaaacttgaaaatgattaattcatttcatgacatgattagttcatgagaatatgattcgttcatatatccatatgattagttcatatgaaaaatgattagttcattttaataatgattcgttcattagatgggatatatcactacaacaaaaatgttaaa from Zingiber officinale cultivar Zhangliang chromosome 6B, Zo_v1.1, whole genome shotgun sequence carries:
- the LOC121989994 gene encoding alpha-humulene synthase-like, which gives rise to MEKQSTSLVASNEEIVRKTSKYHPSVWGDYFIQHISPTLTKEVSVKRAEELKEQIKKLFQETSDVLELMNLVDSIQLLGLDYHFEKEINAALSLIFVADAKNYGLYETSLRFRLLRQHGTYLSADVFNQFIDEEGSFKSTLNEDVKGLLSLYNAAYLRIHGENILDEAISFTKSRLASLLGKLEQPLVILVSLFLETPLCRRNRRLLTRKYIPIYQEVERQNDAILEFAKLDFNLLQSLHKEELKEISIWWNDLGLAKSLNFARDRMVECYYWIVNVYFEPQYSRARLICSKVILFLALMDDIYDNYSTLHESQLLTEAIQRWEPQAIDEVPEYLKDFYLKLLRTFKDLENELESDEKYRVSFLQDEIKALSRSYFIEAKWGIEKYIPSLKEHLSNSLVSTAYPVLICASYVGMDQVATKEVFEWVARFPKILKASTVICRLMDDVTSHELEQEREHAASTVECYMKEFATNEKEAYKNLMEMVEDAWKDHNKECLNPTQVPRLLIEKIVNFSRVIEELYKYIDTFTNSKTTMKDNVYMLLVESVLI